TAGTATCTGGACAGCGGTACTGTCAGATCGTAACGAAGTCCTCCGTCCACAACATCTTTTTCTTCTTTTGCTTCTTCGATCTTCAGCTTTTCTCCTCTTTTTAAAATCTTGAAGATCAGTTTTTCATTGTCTCCGCCCTGTTTGCTGCAGAGATTTTCAATGTGCTCTACACATGGAGTCTCAATGGATGAGAACCCAAATGCGCGGTATGTCTCTTTGATCTGTCCGATCACATAATCGCGGATCTCCATCTCCGCCGGCATCATATCTTTCATTCCGGTTACCGGTTTCTTTTTCAGCGCCATAACCATTCTCCTTTTCTCTCTATCATCTCATCAATACGGCTTTCATACTCCGTAATATTTTTCACATTTTCTATGCGGATCAGATTCGTCTCCCGTCCATTGTCCAGACGGATCTTCTCCGGAAGCACGATCTTTGTGGAGGCACCTGCCCCGGCTGCAAGGATCGTCTGTTTTTCTTCCATAATAAGTATATTGTATATTCCGGCTTTGTCAACCTTTGCATATCCAACATTTTCAAAATTTCCCGCAATATTTTTCTGCCGGTACAGATAATACGGCACAAGTCCCATGCGTTCTGCCGCCCTGGCACTCTCTTCTACCATCTGTTCGATCTCAGAATGCAGATCAATCTTGCGCTGCTCCTGGCCGAACTTCGCCGCCCGCTTGATCGCCAGCGCATGAACCGTCAGACTGTCCGGCGAAAGCTCTTCAATCTGACAAAGCGTATCCCTCATATCCTCCGCCGTCTCTCCCGGAAGTCCTGCGATCAGATCCATGTTGATATTGTCAAATCCAAGCTCTCTGGCTGCATGGAAAATGTCTTTTACATCCTGAACGGTATGCTTTCTTCCCACCAGATCCAGCGTTTTCTGCTGCATGGTCTGGGGATTGACAGAAATCCTGGTCACCGGAAATCTTCGCATCACTTCCAGCTTTTCTCTTGTAATGCTGTCCGGTCTTCCCGCCTCGATCGTAAACTCCTGCAGATACTCAAATGAAAACGACTTCTGTATCGTATCCAAAAGCTCAAAAAGTTGCTCTGCCTCCAGTGTTGTCGGAGTCCCTCCTCCGATATAGATCGTATTAAGCTTTCTTTCTTCTGCCCGCTCTCCCAGTGCCCGGATTTCCTGACAGAGCGCCTTTAAATAATCATCTACCCGGTCTTTCCACTCCGCCAGAGGGGACGAACTGAAAGAACAGTACGAACAGATGCTTGGACAAAACGGAATCCCTACATAGAGACTGAATCCCTGCTCATAGTCCAGTCTGCCAAGCAGCTCTTTTTCCCGCTCTGCAATCGCAATGCCAAGTTCTGCCTTCTGGTGACTGACTCCGTACTCCTGCTCTAAAAATGTGCAGACTTCTTTTCGGCTCATACCGGCTTCCAGTTTCTGCATAGCCAGCTTTGTCGGTCTGACACCTGTCAGCATCCCCCAGGCAAGTATCCGTCCGGTCACTTTTGACAGCCAGTCATAGACAAGCTTTGTCACCTTCTTCTTTCCATCCTGGCGGTCCGGACAGTCTGCAATTTCTGAAACAGGAACATAAAAGCAAGAATTCTCTTCCAGTTTCACTGAAACCAGAGATTCCTGCTTTTCGTCCAGATTCTGGCTGATCTCCTCATTCGGGAAAAAAGCCTTCACAATATGATATAAATTATACATATATAACGTATCTTTACTGCTGATCTGTATCATCATATTTCTCTTCCGTTTTCTTACAAAAACGGATTATTCTCCTTTTCAAATCCGATCGTTGTTGCCTCCATATGTCCCGGATACACCTGTGTATCTTCCGGAAGGCTCAGCAATCGCTCTTTTACCGAACGCACCAGTGTACTCATACTGCCTGTCGGAAAATCTGTTCTTCCAACAGAGCCTGCAAACAGTGTATCTCCGCTGAAAAGAACCTCCTCTTCTTCTATATAATAACAGCATCCTCCCGCCGTATGCCCCGGAGTGGAGATCATACGGATCTGATATCCTGCAAGTGCGAGAGATGCCCCATCTTCCAGAAACTTGGCGTCCGCAAACACATAGCCCGCTCCATATGCAACAGACAGATTCACATTGGCATCTGTCAGAACCTTCTGCTCCAGTGCACTGGCATAGACAGGAACTGACCATTCCCTGCGCAGTGTGTCAATTCCCATAATATGATCAAAATGACCATGTGTCAGGAGAATTCCCTGCAACTGAAGACCTTCTGTCTGGATAAATTCGACAAGCGGCGCAGATGGTGCCGCCGGATCCACAACAAAACATTCTTTTGTATTTTCATTGTACACCACATAACAGTTGGTGCCGACCATTCCGATCACAAATTTTTTGATTCTCATTTTTCTCTACCCCGCTGTCCGTTCAATATCCAGAACTCCTTCTACATTTCGCAGTTTTTTTATGATAAGATTCAGCTGTTCTCTGCCCTTTACAATAAATCCCATTTCCAGTGTAGCAGTTCCTTTTTTGCTGGTTCGTGTATTCATAGATCTGACATCGATCTTTTCTTCTGTAAATACCTTTGTTACATCCAGAAGCAGTCCCTGCCTGTCGTTTGCATACATCTTCAGCTCTGCCAGATACTGACCTCCGCCTTCCGTCTCTGCATTATTCTCCCACTCTGCATCGATCAGACGCTCCCGCTCCACAGCAGACAGATGCAGCATATTCACACAATCTGTACGGTGGATCGTCATACCTCTTCCTCTGGTCACAAATCCTACGATTTCATCACCCGGAACCGGATTGCAGCACTTGGAGAAGCGCACCGCCATGTCATCGATTCCCTTAACCACGATCCCGCTCTTTGATTTTGCAATATGCACCTTCTGATTGTTTGCCTCAGAAATCTTCTCCAGGATCGTCGCATCCGTAATCTCTTTTTTGTGATCTTTTCCATACTCTTCTACCAGACGGTTGACTACCTGACCTTCCTTTAGTCCACCGTGTCCGATTGCTGCCAGAACTGCATCCCAATCCCGGAATCCATACTTTCTCTGGACGATCTGCAGATATTTTGGCTTCATGATATCCGCCTGTGCGATCGACTTGGATTTAAAGTATGCGGCAATCAGCTCTTTTCCTCGAATAATATTCTCTTCTTTAAACTCATGCTTAAACCACTGATTGATCTTATTCTTTGCCTGTGTGCTCTTTACGATGCTCAGCCAGTCCCGGCTCGGACCTTTGGAATTCTGAGATGTCAGAATCTCAATACGGTCTCCGTTCTGGATTTTGTAATCAATATTGACCAGCTTGCCGTTGACACGTGCACCTACCATCTTGTTGCCCACTGCACTGTGGATTGCATAGGCAAAATCCACCGGAGTAGAACCGTTCGGCAGGTTCTTCACATCTCCGTTCGGAGTGAAACAGTACACATCTTCTGCAAACAGATCCAGATCGCCTTTTAAGAGACTCAAAAACTCTCTGTTGTCCGACATATCCCTCTGCCACTCCAGAATCTGCCGAAGCCAGCTTAACTTTTCTTCCTCACGGCTCTTATTATTCTTAGCCGAACCGCCGCTCTCCTTATATTTCCAATGGGCCGCAATACCGTACTCTGCCGTCTTGTGCATCTCCTCTGTACGGATCTGAATTTCAAACGGCTGTCCTGCCGGCCCCATCAGAGTCGTATGCAAAGACTGGTACATATTCGCTTTCGGCATGGCGATATAGTCTTTGAATCGCCCCGGAATCGGTGTATACATCTCATGGATCACACCCAACGCCGCATAACAGTCTTTGACCGAATCTACGATAATGCGCACGGCAAACAGATCATACACCTGATCCAGAGTCTTATTCTGATTGACCATCTTTTTGTAAATACTGAAGAAATGCTTCACTCTTCCATATACCTTTGCCTGAATATGGGCATTCTCCATATGGTGAGAGACCTCTGCCACGATCTGCTGCACAAACTCTTCCCGCTCTGTCTTTCTCTCATTTAAATCCTTTACCAGCTGGAAATACACTTCCGGCTGATAATATTTTAAAGAAAGATCATCCAGCTCTGTCTTGATTTTGGAAATACCCAGCCTCTGCGCGATCGGAGCGTAGATATCCATCGTCTCTCTGGCTTTTTCCTTCTGTTTTGCCGGAACCATAAACTCCAGCGTTCTCATATTGTGCAGGCGGTCTGCCAGCTTGATAATGATCACACGGATATCTTTTGCCATGGCAAGAAACATCTTGCGCAGGTTTTCTGCCTGCACTTCCAATTTATCCTTAGAATAAGACAACTGGCCCAGCTTTGTGACTCCATCTACAAGCAGCGCTACCTCTTCGCCAAACTCTCTTGTAATATCCTCCACTGTCATCTCTGTATCTTCAACCGTATCATGGAGCATTCCTGCCACGATCGTCTCCTTATCCATCTCCAGATCCGCCAGAATGATCCCCACCCAGAGCGGATGAATGATATAAGGCTCTCCGGACTTGCGGACCTGCTCTTTATGTGCCTCTCTGGAAAGCTTATACGCCTTCTCGATGAGAGAAATATCTGCGGATGGATGATACTTTCTTACCCTTGCAATCAACGCTTCATATAACTGCTCAGGGTTTTGATAATCTTCAGGTGCTTTCACGGCATGGCCATCCACCATTTCCAGATTTTTATTCAGAAGTTCATATTCCAGCGTACCTGCCATATCAAATCCCCCTTTTCTTTTTATCGTAAAATTCCATATGGATTAGTATATCATCATTATTGATAATTTACCACTGTAATCTGTATGCTTTTGTTTCCTCTGTATTCATTGACCGACGGATAAAATGTCAGCGCCACCTCTTCTTTTCCCTGCAGATACTCCATACACTCCTGTACCTCTCCGAAATAGATCGCCTCCATTTTCCGTCCATTTCGATCCAGAACCTGAAATTTCAGGACATTCTGATTCTTCCCGATCACACGGAGATTCTGTACTTTTAAGTTTTTTTCCGCAAACAACGGCTTTGTATTTCCTTTCCCGAAAGGCTCCAGAAGTTCCAGTTCTTCAATCAGCTCTTCTGTTACATACGCAAGAGGAAGTTGCATGTCAATGGATACCTTCGGCATCAGATCCTGACTGGTCAGCTCACAGAGTTCATTGATCGTTCTGCGGAAACGTTCCACATTCTCCTCTTCCAGAGATAGCCCTGCCGCCAGCTTATGGCCTCCGAATTTTGTGAATAACGCCCTGCATTTGCACATTTCCTCAAACATATGGTAGCTTTCAATGGAACGCCCCGACCCTTTGACGCCATGTTCTCCCTGCGTCAGAACAAACACCGGCTTATAATATTTTTCTTTCAGTCTTCCGGCAATGATCCCCGCAATACTCTCATGACAGTCCTGCAGATACACGACCAGTACTCGATCCTCTTTCAAATCCGTTGTCTCGATCTGTTCAACTGCCTGCTCTACCCCTTTTTCTGTCATTTCCTTACGGCTGTCATTCAATGCTTTTAAATCTTCTGCCATCATGACAGCTTCTCTTCTGTTCTTCACCTCAAGGAGCTCCAATGCCCGCTTTGCCGTATCCAGCCGCCCGCTCGCATTGATACATGGTCCGATGACAAATCCGATGTGATAGGCAGACAATCTCTCTATCGGTACCTGCGTGCATTCCATCAATGCTTTCAGACCTTCATTTTGCGTGCGTTTCAGCATTTCCAGCCCCTGTTTTACAAAAATCCGGTTCTCATCCACCAGATCCATCACATCCCCCACGGTCGCAATCGCCACATTTTCCATCAGAAAATCTACATCATCTGCATCCTGCCCCATGACATTATATAACGCTTCCACCACTTTATACACAACTGCCGCACCGCACAGACCTTTAAACGGATAAGGATCTCCCGGTAAATGCGGGTTGACCACTGCATCTGCATCGGGAATCAGATATTCTTTCTCTCCTCCTGCTTCTAGATAAGGTACTTCATGGTGATCTGTCACAATGATCGTCATCCCCTGCGCTTTCCCGTAAGCAATCTCTGAAGCGGCTGCGATCCCATTGTCACAGGTAATGATCGTATCTACACCGTCCTCCAATGCCCTGTCAATGAGCATCTGATTGAGGCCGTATCCATCCTTCATCCGATCCGGAATATCCGTATCCACCAAAGCTCCCAGACTTTCTAATCCTGTTTTCAAAATATACGTCGCATTGACTCCGTCGATATCATAATCTCCGATCACACGGATTTTTTCGCCTTCCCGGATTTTTTCCTCCAGAATCTCCACTGCCGTATCCATATTTTTCATCAGCATCCCATCGTGCAGATCTGCAATCGTTCCATTTAAATAATAGTCAATATTCTGATCGCCTAAAATATCCCTGTTTCGGATCAGGCGCGCGATGATCGGGGAAATATGATATTTTTCCGCAATCTGCGTAAAATCCGCTTTCTTCATGGATACAAACCACTTTTCCATGTCAGTTCCTCCCAAGTATCTTTCTTGTTTTTCTAGCTGTTAATTTTTATTGTAGCATACTAAAAATTTTCTGTAAATCTGTCCAGAACTGGAGTGCGCAAGCACGACGATTGCGCATGGATAGGTGGGGAATGGTGTGAACGGTAACAAGAACTGTTCTGCCAGCGAATATTTTATTCAAACATCTTCCGCCAAAGCCAAATTTCCCGTACCATAAAACAGTGCCCCATGCCTTTCGGCACAGAGCACTGCTCATGTTTAGGAAGAATTTTTTATTTTTATTTATTTGCGTCTTTTCAGGAATGCCAGAAGTGCTGCTCCTCCTGCAAGAAGTCCGGATACTGCTCCGGCGATCGGAGTGGCATCTCCTGTCTTCACTGCTTTGTTTGGAGTACCAGTTGACGGTTTCTGTGTTGTAGACTGACTATTGTTTCCATTATTTTGTCCGTCATTGTTTCCATTTCCCGGTTTGTTGTTATCCGGTTTATTATTGTCTGGATTTTCTGGTTTTTCAGTCTGCGTTTTTTCCTCCAGTGCATCGATCGCAGTTCTTACTTTCTGTACTGCTGTATCAATGTCTGCCTGAGATGCCTCTTTGTCTGCAAGAATAAACTGCGCTGCCTCCACTTCTTTCTGAAGTGCTTTTACTGTCTCTTCGGTATACTTATCTGCCTGTTCCAGACGTTCCTCTGCTTCTTTTATAACAGCTGTAAGCTTTGATTTATCTGTAGAAACAGCTGCTTTCTGGAAGAGTGCTGTAATATTGGCATCTGCATTGACATCACAGAATGTATACTCTGCCACTGCACCAACAGACTGTCCATTTACCAGTACATCACTGATCACATATCCTTCTTCCGGCTGGATCACAAATGTCTGGCTCATACCGCGTTCTACTTTTACAGTACCGCATGGAGTGATGCTTCCGCCCTCTCCTGCTGCTGCCATAATTGCAAACTCTTTCTGGATCGGTGCAATATTCATTGCTGCATCCAGTGCATTCTGTGCCGCATCTACTGTTTCCTGTGTCGCTGCCGGATCTGCTGCTACTGCTTTCGCTGCATCCAGTACTTCCATCAGATTCTGAACATCTTCCGGAACATAGTCCTCTGCATGTTTCAGAAGTTCTTCTGCTGCTGCAATGGACTCGTTGAGTTTTGTCTTGTCAGCCTGTACTGCTTCTTTTTCTGCGAAGAATACTTCAATGCTTGCATCTGCACGAACTGCCTCAAATTTGTACTCTGTAACAGCTCCAACGGATTCTCCATTTACAAATACTTCTTTTACTTCAAATCCTTCATATGGTTGGATTGTAAATACCTGATCTTTTCCTTCTTCTACTTTCACTGCACCGCTTGGATCAATGGTTCCACCGCCATGTGCAACTGCTGTGATCGTAAATTCTTTCTGTACCGGTGGTTTTTCCTGCAATTTTCCAATTGCATCTCGTACAGCTGTCACAGCTGCATCAACCTCTGTCTGGCTCGCATCCGAATTATCAAATACATTCTGCGCAAGATCTACTGCGTCTTTCAGCGCTTTTACAGATTCTTCTGTGTAAGCATCTGCTCCCGCAAGTTTCTGAGCCGCATCTGCAAGAACTGCTTTCAGGGCTGTCTTATCTGCTTCTGGTACAGCCGGTTTTTCTGCCAGACCTTTTGTTGCTTCTTCTACTGCTTTTGTAGCTGCATCTACACTTTCCTGTGTTGCGTTTTCATCTGCTGCTACTTTTTCTGCTTCTGCTACTGCATCTTTCAGCGCTTTCACGGACTCTTCTGTATACTTGTCCTCTTCTTTCAGCGCTTCTTTGGCTGCATCGATTGCTGCTTTCAATGCATCTTTGTTCACTACAACTGGCGCTTTTTCTTCTACCAGAGTAATGTCAAATTTATCAAGCTGTGGCGCATTCTTTTCTGGTGCTGTAAATACCAGTGTTCCATCACCTGCTTCATTTACTACAAACTCGATATCTTGTGTGTGTGTTGCTTTTGCCTGATCTCCAGCTCCTATTTTCATAACTTCTGTCTGAGCCGCAATTTTATTATCAGCCTCAGACCAAGTCAATCCATTATTTGTATCACCGCTACGGAACTGTACAGTTGCTTTATATTTCCCCGGTTTTTCTGCATGATAGTGTAAAGTAATCTGATCACCACTATTCATTGCATTTACAAAGTATCCATTGCTTGCCCAATCGGCTGCAGACACCTGTAATGGCCATGCTTCACCTGTTCCTACATTCTTTAATGCAAAATGCTCTGCCTCTGCTGTGATTGCTGTTCCATTTACTTCTGTCGGGAAATTGAAACGGTTTTCTTCTGTATATGCTGCCGGAGCAAATTTAGCAACAACCGTTGCATTTTCCTTCACATCTTTTAATGTATAAGATGTGACAGCTCCTACAGATTCACCATTTACCAGAACATCCGCTACCTTATGTGTCTTGTCTGGTGTGATCTTGAATGTAACATCATTTCCTTCTGTAACTGTTGTAGCTCCATCTGGTGTAATTGTACCACCGTCTCCTTCTACGGAAGCATTCACAGTAAACTCTGCTCTCTGAATATCATCCCCAGGTGTGATTTCAAACATATCGAGCTGTGGAGCATCTTTTGTGTCTCCTTCTAATGTCAAAATACCTGATCCTGCTTTTGTTGCCACAATATCAAAATCTACTGTTTTGGTTTCATTCGCATTTGTATTTCCTGCTACAACAGATCCGGCTTTGATATTTCCCGCATCATCTTTCCATGCCAAACTATTGTCTGCAGATCCGCTTCTATAAGTCAGTTTAACATGATATGTCCCTGGTTTTTCTACCTTATACGGAATTGCAATCGTATCATCTCCATTCAAGCAATTGATAAATTTC
This window of the Mediterraneibacter gnavus ATCC 29149 genome carries:
- the hemZ gene encoding coproporphyrinogen dehydrogenase HemZ; amino-acid sequence: MMIQISSKDTLYMYNLYHIVKAFFPNEEISQNLDEKQESLVSVKLEENSCFYVPVSEIADCPDRQDGKKKVTKLVYDWLSKVTGRILAWGMLTGVRPTKLAMQKLEAGMSRKEVCTFLEQEYGVSHQKAELGIAIAEREKELLGRLDYEQGFSLYVGIPFCPSICSYCSFSSSPLAEWKDRVDDYLKALCQEIRALGERAEERKLNTIYIGGGTPTTLEAEQLFELLDTIQKSFSFEYLQEFTIEAGRPDSITREKLEVMRRFPVTRISVNPQTMQQKTLDLVGRKHTVQDVKDIFHAARELGFDNINMDLIAGLPGETAEDMRDTLCQIEELSPDSLTVHALAIKRAAKFGQEQRKIDLHSEIEQMVEESARAAERMGLVPYYLYRQKNIAGNFENVGYAKVDKAGIYNILIMEEKQTILAAGAGASTKIVLPEKIRLDNGRETNLIRIENVKNITEYESRIDEMIERKGEWLWR
- a CDS encoding MBL fold metallo-hydrolase, with protein sequence MRIKKFVIGMVGTNCYVVYNENTKECFVVDPAAPSAPLVEFIQTEGLQLQGILLTHGHFDHIMGIDTLRREWSVPVYASALEQKVLTDANVNLSVAYGAGYVFADAKFLEDGASLALAGYQIRMISTPGHTAGGCCYYIEEEEVLFSGDTLFAGSVGRTDFPTGSMSTLVRSVKERLLSLPEDTQVYPGHMEATTIGFEKENNPFL
- a CDS encoding RelA/SpoT family protein, producing the protein MAGTLEYELLNKNLEMVDGHAVKAPEDYQNPEQLYEALIARVRKYHPSADISLIEKAYKLSREAHKEQVRKSGEPYIIHPLWVGIILADLEMDKETIVAGMLHDTVEDTEMTVEDITREFGEEVALLVDGVTKLGQLSYSKDKLEVQAENLRKMFLAMAKDIRVIIIKLADRLHNMRTLEFMVPAKQKEKARETMDIYAPIAQRLGISKIKTELDDLSLKYYQPEVYFQLVKDLNERKTEREEFVQQIVAEVSHHMENAHIQAKVYGRVKHFFSIYKKMVNQNKTLDQVYDLFAVRIIVDSVKDCYAALGVIHEMYTPIPGRFKDYIAMPKANMYQSLHTTLMGPAGQPFEIQIRTEEMHKTAEYGIAAHWKYKESGGSAKNNKSREEEKLSWLRQILEWQRDMSDNREFLSLLKGDLDLFAEDVYCFTPNGDVKNLPNGSTPVDFAYAIHSAVGNKMVGARVNGKLVNIDYKIQNGDRIEILTSQNSKGPSRDWLSIVKSTQAKNKINQWFKHEFKEENIIRGKELIAAYFKSKSIAQADIMKPKYLQIVQRKYGFRDWDAVLAAIGHGGLKEGQVVNRLVEEYGKDHKKEITDATILEKISEANNQKVHIAKSKSGIVVKGIDDMAVRFSKCCNPVPGDEIVGFVTRGRGMTIHRTDCVNMLHLSAVERERLIDAEWENNAETEGGGQYLAELKMYANDRQGLLLDVTKVFTEEKIDVRSMNTRTSKKGTATLEMGFIVKGREQLNLIIKKLRNVEGVLDIERTAG
- the recJ gene encoding single-stranded-DNA-specific exonuclease RecJ, which gives rise to MEKWFVSMKKADFTQIAEKYHISPIIARLIRNRDILGDQNIDYYLNGTIADLHDGMLMKNMDTAVEILEEKIREGEKIRVIGDYDIDGVNATYILKTGLESLGALVDTDIPDRMKDGYGLNQMLIDRALEDGVDTIITCDNGIAAASEIAYGKAQGMTIIVTDHHEVPYLEAGGEKEYLIPDADAVVNPHLPGDPYPFKGLCGAAVVYKVVEALYNVMGQDADDVDFLMENVAIATVGDVMDLVDENRIFVKQGLEMLKRTQNEGLKALMECTQVPIERLSAYHIGFVIGPCINASGRLDTAKRALELLEVKNRREAVMMAEDLKALNDSRKEMTEKGVEQAVEQIETTDLKEDRVLVVYLQDCHESIAGIIAGRLKEKYYKPVFVLTQGEHGVKGSGRSIESYHMFEEMCKCRALFTKFGGHKLAAGLSLEEENVERFRRTINELCELTSQDLMPKVSIDMQLPLAYVTEELIEELELLEPFGKGNTKPLFAEKNLKVQNLRVIGKNQNVLKFQVLDRNGRKMEAIYFGEVQECMEYLQGKEEVALTFYPSVNEYRGNKSIQITVVNYQ